The genomic region ACGGTGACCATGTGCCTCGCCAGTAGCAGGTCGCCAACCTTGCCGGCGTCCAGCGGCCCGCTGAAGCAGTCGCCGAGATTGACGATATCGTAAACACCCAATGCTGCGATGTCGGCAAGCACGGCCTCGAGCGCAAGGAAGTTTCCGTGGATATCGGCGATGGCGGCAAATCTCATTCTCAGCTTCCCCGATAGGTCGAATAGCCGTAGGGCGAGATCAGCAGCGGCACGTGATAATGCGCAGTCGTATCGGCGATGCCGAAGCGGATCGGCACGACATCGAGAAACGCAGGCTCGGGCAACTGGCAGCCCGTGCGGCGCAGATAGTCGCCGGCGTGAAACTGCAGTTCGTAGGTGCCCGCTACGAAACTGTCGCCAACCAGCATCGGTCCGCCATCGACCCGGCCATCTGCGTTGGTGACGAGCGTCTTCAACACCGTCCGCGCCTCCCCGTCGATCCGGGAAAGAACGATCTGCAGGCCTTCTGCAGGCTTGCCGAGCGCCGTGTCGAGCACGTGGGTCGTCAGTCCGGTCATGGCGTCGGTGCTCCGATAATATAGGGGGTGTCGAAAAAGAATTCCTGCAGATTGTTGCCCGGCCCGTCGCGGTCGACCACGAGAAAATCGCTGGCCTCTCCGAGCGTCATCAGCGGATGATGCCAGACATTTCTGGCATAGTTCACACCCTGGTCACCTCGGGCGAGAAACACGCGCGGCCGGCCGGGCCTCCCATCCTCGTCATCGGAAACCACGACCAGGAATGGCCTGCCGGACAGCGGCGAAAAGCTCTGGCTGCCGAACGGATGTCGCTCCATCATGTCGACTGCGTAGGGAAAGGCACGAGGCTGGCCCCGAAACAGGCTGATAATGACAACCGCGCCATCCCCCTCGACCTCCGCCGTGGCAAGCGCATGGAACCTCTCCGTGGTGCCGCCATTGATGAGGCGCATCGTGGCCGGATCGGCTTCAATGACGTCGCCATAGGGTGCAAAGGCGGATCGGGTGAGAGGCTGAATGTCGAGAGATCGGGAAGAAGTCATTATTCGCCTTGTGCGCGCCAGTGGCGCATGGAATCGATCATGTCGACCAGTATGACAGCGTCGGTTTGCGACATGCTCCACACCTTTTCCAGATCGATGTCGAAATAGCCGTGGGCGATCCTATTGCGCATCCCACGCATGGAACTCCAGGGAAAATCCGGGTGCTCGTCGGCGAATTCCGGATACTTGGCCATCAGCTGAAGCGCCAGCTCCGATGCCATTAAAAGGCTCATGCCGACGGCGCGCTGGAGGATGACGTCTTGCATGAATGCTGCCTTTTCGACACCCTGGACAAAGCGGTTGGCGTCGGAGGCGGCATCGCGCATACGGTCGAGCAAGAG from Rhizobium tumorigenes harbors:
- the uraH gene encoding hydroxyisourate hydrolase, producing the protein MTGLTTHVLDTALGKPAEGLQIVLSRIDGEARTVLKTLVTNADGRVDGGPMLVGDSFVAGTYELQFHAGDYLRRTGCQLPEPAFLDVVPIRFGIADTTAHYHVPLLISPYGYSTYRGS
- a CDS encoding ureidoglycolate lyase; the protein is MTSSRSLDIQPLTRSAFAPYGDVIEADPATMRLINGGTTERFHALATAEVEGDGAVVIISLFRGQPRAFPYAVDMMERHPFGSQSFSPLSGRPFLVVVSDDEDGRPGRPRVFLARGDQGVNYARNVWHHPLMTLGEASDFLVVDRDGPGNNLQEFFFDTPYIIGAPTP
- a CDS encoding HepT-like ribonuclease domain-containing protein; protein product: MSEVRIALLLDRMRDAASDANRFVQGVEKAAFMQDVILQRAVGMSLLMASELALQLMAKYPEFADEHPDFPWSSMRGMRNRIAHGYFDIDLEKVWSMSQTDAVILVDMIDSMRHWRAQGE